One Cellulomonas sp. NS3 genomic region harbors:
- a CDS encoding sigma-70 family RNA polymerase sigma factor yields MAHWRKTLDQMVLERRSALIAYGCLFVVDRRDAEDLVHEALVRTFARPRVVTDVHAAEGYVRQAIRTVYLDQARRRRTWREKAHLFAGEPPARSAEEAGTAATDVAAALVLLSPRERACVVLRHFDDLPVSEVAAALQISEGSVKRYLADGTRKLRVTLHDGAGEATTVHLNDTRRSRS; encoded by the coding sequence GTGGCGCACTGGAGGAAGACCCTGGACCAGATGGTCCTGGAGCGACGCTCGGCGTTAATCGCCTACGGGTGCTTGTTCGTCGTAGACCGTCGCGACGCTGAGGACCTCGTGCATGAGGCGCTCGTACGCACGTTCGCGCGCCCCCGGGTGGTCACCGACGTCCACGCGGCGGAGGGCTACGTCCGGCAGGCGATCCGGACGGTTTACCTGGACCAGGCGCGACGGCGACGCACCTGGCGCGAAAAGGCTCACCTGTTCGCCGGTGAACCACCGGCCAGATCAGCTGAGGAGGCCGGAACGGCTGCGACCGACGTCGCGGCAGCGCTGGTCCTGTTGTCCCCGCGTGAGCGCGCCTGCGTGGTGCTCCGCCACTTCGACGACCTCCCGGTCTCCGAGGTCGCCGCCGCTCTGCAGATCAGCGAGGGCTCGGTGAAGCGGTACCTGGCGGACGGCACACGCAAGCTCCGCGTCACTCTGCACGACGGGGCCGGCGAGGCCACCACCGTGCACCTCAACGACACGAGAAGGAGCCGGTCGTGA
- a CDS encoding NtaA/DmoA family FMN-dependent monooxygenase (This protein belongs to a clade of FMN-dependent monooxygenases, within a broader family of flavin-dependent oxidoreductases, the luciferase-like monooxygenase (LMM) family, some of whose members use coenzyme F420 rather than FMN.) produces MTATDKKLILGMGLIDGYGGLHGAWRAPHVDPGTYADVDATVRHARAAERGKFAFLFAPDFPAVRGDVEHSPISNLMDPLIQLAAVARETTNIGFVATGSTTFQEPFNTARQFKALDVLSHGRAGWNAVTTSDPAVAANYGRPVADRAERYQRAHEAIQIVQALWGSWQQDAWLKDQAANRFIDPSKLQPINLQGQYVASRGPLAIPPSEQGQPVVFTAGGPSPHLLSIAGRYANGFIAEVWTIEEARAQRELVREAAREAGRDPDEIKYIAGIMTTVAPTVREGLDRRLRYAGDVIEARLPHLGAMLGIQVHPDRFDEPLTPDQLASAHASPMDPRSSNALAVAREGWSPRDVLAHGVIDFHPTVVGPGKLHADHLQEWFEAGAADGFWVTPDIYEDGVDAFVDEVVPILQERGIYPTEYPGTTLRANLGVPHQYGLDPRVTRAGQ; encoded by the coding sequence ATGACCGCGACGGACAAGAAGCTCATCCTGGGGATGGGCCTGATCGACGGATACGGCGGCCTCCACGGCGCCTGGCGAGCCCCGCACGTAGATCCCGGGACCTACGCCGACGTCGACGCCACTGTGCGTCATGCCCGAGCCGCCGAGCGCGGCAAGTTCGCTTTCCTCTTCGCGCCCGACTTCCCCGCCGTGCGCGGTGACGTCGAGCACTCGCCGATCAGCAACCTCATGGACCCGCTGATCCAGCTGGCCGCGGTCGCGCGCGAGACGACGAACATCGGCTTCGTCGCGACCGGGTCGACAACTTTCCAGGAACCGTTCAACACAGCACGCCAGTTCAAGGCCCTGGACGTCCTGAGTCATGGCCGCGCAGGCTGGAACGCCGTCACGACCAGCGATCCCGCCGTCGCCGCCAACTACGGACGACCCGTCGCCGACCGCGCGGAGCGCTACCAGCGCGCGCACGAGGCGATCCAGATCGTCCAGGCGCTCTGGGGCAGCTGGCAGCAGGACGCGTGGCTCAAGGACCAGGCGGCCAACCGCTTCATCGACCCGTCGAAGCTGCAGCCCATCAACCTGCAGGGCCAGTACGTCGCCTCCCGAGGCCCTCTGGCGATCCCACCGTCGGAGCAGGGTCAGCCCGTCGTGTTCACGGCCGGCGGGCCCAGCCCGCACCTTCTGTCGATCGCGGGCCGCTACGCGAACGGCTTCATCGCCGAGGTGTGGACGATCGAGGAGGCGCGCGCCCAGCGCGAGCTCGTGCGTGAAGCCGCGCGCGAAGCCGGCCGCGACCCCGACGAGATCAAGTACATCGCCGGCATCATGACGACCGTCGCGCCGACCGTGCGCGAGGGCCTCGACCGGCGCCTGAGGTACGCGGGCGACGTCATCGAGGCCCGTCTGCCCCACCTCGGCGCCATGCTCGGGATCCAGGTCCATCCCGATCGGTTCGACGAACCCCTCACGCCGGATCAGCTGGCGTCCGCGCACGCCTCACCGATGGACCCGCGCTCGTCGAACGCTCTCGCGGTGGCCCGCGAGGGGTGGTCCCCACGCGACGTCCTCGCCCATGGCGTGATCGACTTCCATCCCACGGTCGTGGGCCCGGGCAAGCTTCACGCCGACCACCTGCAGGAGTGGTTCGAGGCCGGAGCCGCCGACGGCTTCTGGGTGACACCCGACATCTACGAGGACGGCGTCGACGCATTCGTCGACGAGGTCGTCCCCATCCTGCAGGAACGCGGGATCTACCCCACCGAGTACCCCGGCACGACCCTGCGCGCGAACCTCGGCGTCCCCCACCAGTACGGACTCGACCCGCGCGTCACCCGAGCCGGGCAGTGA
- a CDS encoding helix-turn-helix domain-containing protein: MTSVDARASTIAAAMEQVAPRLRRLRTLRGVTLTALAAETGISKSTLSRLETGQRRPTLELLLALSLAYRVPLDDLVGAPDVADPRVRLRPRRVKGRTVIPLSRQPGAAQAWKILIPTSKSTPEPRTHDGQEWLYVLSGRMRLVLGDQDVVLSQGEVVQFDTRVPHWFGSTGEEPAEVLSLYGRPGERMRRHALGEDHVEANLR; encoded by the coding sequence ATGACGTCCGTGGACGCTCGGGCAAGCACGATCGCAGCCGCGATGGAACAGGTAGCGCCCAGGTTGAGGCGGCTACGGACGCTACGCGGCGTCACCCTGACGGCCCTCGCGGCCGAGACAGGAATCTCCAAGAGCACCTTGTCCCGGTTGGAGACCGGGCAGCGTCGGCCCACCCTCGAGCTCCTCCTCGCGCTGTCCCTGGCGTACCGGGTGCCGCTGGACGACCTCGTCGGCGCACCCGACGTCGCAGATCCGCGGGTCCGCCTCAGGCCCCGTCGAGTCAAGGGGCGCACCGTCATCCCGCTGTCGCGTCAGCCCGGAGCTGCCCAAGCGTGGAAGATCCTCATCCCGACGTCGAAGAGCACGCCCGAACCCCGGACCCACGACGGCCAGGAGTGGCTCTACGTCCTGTCCGGTCGTATGCGCCTCGTGCTCGGTGACCAGGACGTCGTCCTGAGCCAGGGCGAGGTGGTCCAGTTCGACACCCGAGTGCCCCACTGGTTCGGGAGCACGGGAGAGGAACCCGCTGAGGTCTTGAGCCTTTACGGCCGGCCAGGCGAGCGCATGCGTCGGCACGCGCTGGGAGAAGACCACGTCGAGGCCAACCTGAGGTAA
- a CDS encoding ParB/RepB/Spo0J family partition protein, translated as MNATVTTAAVETDETTPLAPAPEGARLVEVDPRSLLLEANVRTDADLDPQFLASIKTLGVLTPVLVQAQADGLHVRAGQRRTLAAVEVGRATIPAYVVDGDTDEARRIIEQMAENDHRRGVTDRDRVAAYQQLSLLGLSAAQIAKRTATKKDRVTAALTVAASPVAAAVTAKYDVTLDHAAVIAEFDGDDDAVKALTVAAVKEPGTFDHLAQKVRDKRRDAEALAAVAADLATQGVAVIDEPERGEGSTARPLHHLCATGDQARTALTEKTHAACPGRVAWLRLDYWSHEVRVTHGCADPAAHGHAERFTDTGTSGSTGGPMTAEQKAERRTLIANNKAWRSAETVRRDWLTAFAARKTAPKDGATFLAAALARRTSPDDDALRLARDLLGLAQPTGWGQPDPLADAIAKASPARAQHIALVLILATLEHRTGVHTWRNPSPESRAYFTALATWGYGLSDVEHIVITEPQPPAAVADSDPEHEDAEPDDEQDEPTEDDAA; from the coding sequence ATGAATGCCACTGTTACCACTGCTGCGGTTGAGACAGACGAGACGACCCCACTCGCTCCCGCGCCGGAAGGTGCGCGGCTCGTCGAGGTCGACCCCCGGTCGCTGCTGCTGGAGGCGAACGTCCGCACCGACGCGGACCTGGACCCGCAGTTCCTCGCCTCGATCAAGACGCTCGGGGTGCTGACCCCGGTCCTGGTCCAGGCCCAGGCGGACGGGCTGCACGTGCGTGCCGGGCAGCGGCGCACCCTCGCGGCGGTCGAGGTCGGCCGGGCGACGATCCCCGCGTATGTCGTGGACGGCGACACCGACGAGGCGCGCCGGATCATCGAGCAGATGGCCGAGAACGACCACCGCCGTGGCGTCACCGACCGGGACCGGGTCGCGGCCTACCAGCAGCTCTCACTGCTCGGGCTCTCGGCGGCGCAGATCGCCAAGCGCACCGCCACCAAGAAGGACCGCGTCACCGCCGCCCTGACGGTCGCGGCCTCGCCGGTCGCGGCCGCCGTCACCGCGAAATACGACGTGACCCTGGACCATGCAGCGGTCATCGCGGAGTTCGACGGCGATGACGACGCCGTCAAGGCCCTGACCGTCGCGGCGGTCAAGGAGCCGGGCACCTTCGACCACCTGGCGCAGAAGGTGCGCGACAAGCGCCGCGACGCCGAAGCCCTCGCGGCCGTCGCCGCCGACCTCGCCACGCAGGGCGTCGCCGTGATCGACGAGCCCGAGCGCGGCGAGGGGTCCACGGCCCGGCCGCTGCACCACCTGTGCGCGACCGGCGACCAGGCGCGCACCGCACTGACCGAGAAGACCCACGCCGCGTGCCCGGGCCGGGTCGCGTGGCTGCGACTGGACTACTGGTCCCACGAGGTCCGGGTCACGCACGGCTGCGCGGACCCGGCCGCGCACGGGCACGCCGAGCGGTTCACCGACACCGGCACGAGCGGCAGCACGGGTGGGCCGATGACCGCCGAGCAGAAGGCTGAGCGGCGGACTCTGATCGCGAACAACAAGGCGTGGCGGTCCGCCGAGACAGTCCGCCGGGACTGGCTCACCGCGTTCGCCGCCCGCAAGACCGCCCCGAAGGACGGGGCGACGTTCCTCGCGGCGGCCCTGGCGCGCCGGACCAGCCCGGACGACGACGCCCTGCGCCTGGCCCGGGACCTGCTCGGGCTCGCCCAGCCCACCGGCTGGGGACAGCCGGACCCGCTGGCCGACGCGATCGCCAAGGCGAGCCCGGCCCGCGCCCAGCACATCGCGCTCGTGCTGATTCTGGCCACCCTCGAGCACCGCACCGGCGTGCACACCTGGCGCAACCCCAGCCCCGAGTCCCGCGCCTACTTCACCGCCCTGGCCACCTGGGGCTACGGCCTGTCCGACGTCGAGCACATCGTCATCACCGAACCCCAGCCGCCCGCCGCCGTGGCCGACTCGGACCCCGAGCACGAGGACGCCGAGCCCGACGACGAGCAGGACGAGCCGACCGAGGACGACGCGGCCTGA
- a CDS encoding glutaredoxin family protein: MGTTTAQVTVYTRKGCVACMGTFRALTKAGIDYEAIDTTCNQTLEDELRAIGALQMPVVVTPIGTWDGFRDDRIRDLRDHLAQQASA, from the coding sequence ATGGGAACCACCACCGCGCAGGTCACCGTCTACACCCGCAAGGGCTGCGTCGCCTGCATGGGCACGTTCCGGGCCCTGACGAAGGCAGGGATCGACTACGAGGCGATCGACACCACCTGCAACCAGACCCTCGAGGACGAGCTGCGCGCCATCGGTGCGCTGCAGATGCCCGTCGTCGTGACCCCCATCGGCACCTGGGACGGCTTCCGGGACGACCGGATCCGGGACCTGCGCGACCACCTGGCCCAGCAGGCGAGCGCCTGA
- a CDS encoding DUF6573 family protein — protein sequence MNHSPDTGTFQVIHAYTRADAIADGVLVDVTDTAREAGYLLPVALTAAAWAETVAWAETNRALQDVAGRLWDVLWMARPATARIGFGQTRIAFDVLRVPNDPAATEPHRVTLHVHIGPGDDGNAVLTVRLPHED from the coding sequence ATGAACCACAGCCCTGACACCGGGACCTTCCAGGTGATTCACGCCTACACCCGCGCCGACGCCATCGCCGACGGGGTGCTCGTCGACGTCACCGACACCGCCCGCGAGGCGGGCTACCTGCTCCCCGTCGCATTGACCGCCGCCGCGTGGGCCGAGACCGTCGCGTGGGCCGAGACGAACCGCGCCCTGCAGGACGTCGCCGGGCGGCTGTGGGACGTGCTGTGGATGGCCCGCCCGGCCACCGCGCGGATCGGCTTCGGGCAGACCCGGATCGCGTTCGACGTGCTGCGCGTCCCGAACGACCCGGCCGCGACCGAGCCGCACCGCGTGACCTTGCACGTGCACATCGGCCCCGGCGACGACGGGAACGCCGTCCTGACGGTCCGGCTCCCGCACGAGGACTGA
- a CDS encoding alkene reductase gives MPDLFSPLVAGDLSLTNRIVMAPLTRTRAGADGVPTDVMVEHYAQRAGVGLIVSEGTFPSAAGKGFDGQPGLVTAPQLAGWRRVTDAVHAEGGLIVAQVMHAGRATHPDITGLPVEAPSALAIDGETRAAGTKVAYPAPRALDTDELPGIVEVFVRGSQNAVDAGFDGVELHAANGYLLHEFLGATSNVRTDAYGGTPENRIRFVVEVVQAVVAQLGAGRVGIRISPERNIQGLIEDDPADVEAVYGGLMDALAPLRLAFVSVLHPEPAGALVQGLRSRFGGAFLVNTGFADATTRDEAVALMADSLADAVVVGRAVIANPDLVRRWRDGLEENELDFSTLYADGAIGYTDYPTHDQAQEQARVAS, from the coding sequence GTGCCCGACCTTTTCTCCCCCCTCGTGGCCGGTGACCTCTCGCTGACCAACCGCATCGTGATGGCACCTCTGACCCGCACTCGCGCGGGCGCCGACGGCGTTCCCACCGACGTCATGGTCGAGCACTATGCGCAGCGCGCCGGCGTCGGTCTCATCGTCAGCGAGGGCACCTTCCCGAGCGCCGCGGGGAAGGGTTTCGACGGCCAGCCCGGCCTCGTCACCGCCCCACAGCTCGCCGGCTGGCGGAGGGTCACCGACGCCGTGCACGCGGAGGGAGGGCTGATCGTCGCCCAGGTCATGCACGCCGGGCGCGCCACCCATCCCGACATCACCGGACTGCCTGTCGAGGCACCGAGCGCGCTCGCCATCGACGGGGAGACCCGCGCGGCCGGCACGAAGGTGGCCTACCCCGCTCCACGCGCGCTCGACACCGACGAGCTGCCCGGCATCGTCGAGGTTTTCGTGCGCGGCTCGCAGAATGCTGTGGACGCCGGATTCGACGGTGTCGAGCTGCACGCCGCCAACGGGTACCTGCTGCACGAGTTCCTCGGTGCCACATCGAACGTGCGCACCGACGCCTACGGCGGAACTCCCGAGAATCGCATCCGGTTCGTCGTCGAGGTGGTCCAGGCCGTCGTCGCCCAGCTGGGTGCGGGCCGCGTCGGGATCCGCATCTCGCCGGAACGCAACATCCAGGGCCTGATCGAGGACGATCCGGCAGACGTCGAGGCGGTCTACGGAGGCCTGATGGATGCCCTCGCACCTCTCCGCCTGGCGTTCGTGAGCGTTCTGCACCCCGAACCTGCCGGTGCCCTGGTGCAAGGACTCCGCTCTCGATTCGGCGGAGCCTTCCTCGTGAACACCGGATTCGCGGACGCCACCACCCGCGACGAGGCGGTCGCCCTGATGGCAGACTCCCTGGCCGACGCGGTCGTGGTGGGGCGTGCCGTCATCGCGAACCCCGACCTCGTTCGCCGCTGGAGGGATGGGCTCGAGGAGAACGAGCTCGACTTCTCGACCCTCTATGCAGACGGGGCGATCGGCTACACCGACTACCCGACGCACGACCAGGCACAGGAGCAGGCCCGCGTGGCAAGTTGA
- a CDS encoding DHA2 family efflux MFS transporter permease subunit: MTTPSVTDVASPASTTSSGDRLPPGVALVIGILIVSTFIVFLNEMLLGVALPTLIAEFGVSPSTGQWVTTGFLLTMAVLIPASSFVMRRFHLRTIFLVALSLFIVGTTLAAIAPTFGVLVVGRVIQASGTAVFLPLLMTTTLRLVPAGRRGQMMAITTAVPSVAPALGPALSGLVLSALSWRWLFILMLPIAIVALALGAWKLRNITTPEPVTLDLPSLLLSAVGFGGLVYGLSLLGEASSGHAPISPYLPIAVGLAGLVAFVLRQAPLQRRDNAFLDMRIFLRKSFTLPLLMMVFVAGNGIGLQVVVPLMLTNVTGLSTLQLGLFLIPGGAAISIMATLSGRVYDRVGPRPLVIPAAIVWLVVLWFFSRVDATTSVVTLIIAWLVFTSAMATMWAPLTTSAMGALRPELFPHGSAAFSTVQQLAGAGFGAVFISVYTIGSGARDAGVLDTAQSTSAANAAFLTAFAIGLVVLVGAFFIGRGQSPADDGTAVDGTVAAAVSVAAPVTAAPVSGEAVADASAIEEAVCEPVAR, translated from the coding sequence ATGACCACCCCCTCGGTAACTGATGTCGCATCTCCGGCATCGACGACCTCCTCCGGCGACCGGCTCCCCCCGGGTGTCGCCCTGGTCATCGGGATCCTGATCGTCTCGACGTTCATCGTGTTCCTCAACGAGATGCTTCTCGGCGTCGCCCTTCCGACGCTGATCGCGGAGTTCGGAGTCAGCCCGAGCACCGGGCAGTGGGTCACGACCGGCTTCCTGCTGACCATGGCCGTGCTGATCCCGGCCAGCAGCTTCGTGATGCGACGTTTCCACCTGCGGACGATCTTCCTGGTCGCCTTGTCACTCTTCATCGTCGGGACGACGCTCGCCGCGATCGCGCCGACGTTCGGCGTCCTGGTGGTCGGCCGGGTCATCCAGGCGTCCGGCACCGCCGTCTTTCTGCCCTTGCTGATGACCACGACCCTGCGCCTGGTCCCGGCCGGTCGCCGCGGCCAGATGATGGCGATCACGACGGCCGTCCCGTCCGTGGCGCCGGCTCTCGGCCCGGCGCTGTCCGGTCTCGTGCTGTCCGCGCTGAGCTGGCGCTGGCTGTTCATCCTGATGCTGCCGATCGCCATCGTTGCCCTGGCGCTGGGGGCGTGGAAGCTGCGCAACATCACCACCCCGGAGCCGGTGACCCTGGACCTGCCGTCGCTGCTGCTGTCCGCGGTCGGGTTCGGCGGCCTGGTCTACGGACTGTCCCTGCTCGGCGAGGCGTCCTCCGGGCATGCCCCGATCTCGCCGTACCTGCCGATCGCGGTGGGCCTGGCGGGCCTGGTGGCGTTCGTTCTCCGACAGGCCCCGCTGCAGCGTCGCGACAACGCATTCCTGGACATGCGGATCTTCCTGCGGAAGTCGTTCACGCTGCCGCTCCTCATGATGGTCTTCGTCGCCGGCAACGGGATCGGCCTGCAGGTCGTGGTGCCGCTGATGCTGACCAACGTCACCGGCCTGAGCACCCTCCAGCTCGGCCTCTTCCTGATCCCGGGCGGCGCCGCGATCTCGATCATGGCGACGCTGAGCGGCCGGGTGTACGACCGCGTCGGACCGCGCCCGCTGGTGATCCCGGCTGCGATCGTCTGGTTGGTCGTCCTGTGGTTCTTCAGCCGGGTCGACGCGACCACGAGCGTGGTCACGCTGATCATCGCCTGGCTGGTGTTCACCAGCGCGATGGCCACGATGTGGGCGCCCCTCACGACGAGTGCGATGGGCGCCCTGCGCCCCGAGCTCTTCCCGCACGGCTCCGCCGCCTTCTCCACCGTCCAGCAGCTCGCCGGCGCCGGCTTCGGAGCGGTGTTCATCTCGGTCTACACCATCGGTTCCGGTGCCCGCGACGCCGGCGTGCTCGACACAGCCCAGTCCACGTCCGCCGCGAACGCCGCCTTCCTGACCGCCTTTGCCATCGGCCTGGTCGTCCTGGTGGGCGCCTTCTTCATCGGCCGGGGACAGAGTCCCGCCGACGACGGCACAGCCGTGGACGGAACGGTCGCTGCCGCGGTGAGCGTCGCCGCCCCGGTCACTGCCGCGCCGGTCAGCGGCGAGGCGGTCGCCGACGCGTCGGCCATCGAGGAAGCGGTCTGCGAGCCGGTGGCCCGATGA
- a CDS encoding IS481 family transposase has translation MSHANARLNVHGRRLLIARVAQGRPVAHVCAELGVSRQTGYRWVRRWRAEGDAGLRDRSSRPRHSPTRTRPEVESAICALRLSERRGPDHLGPTLGVAARTVSRVLRRHGLPPLRDLDPLTGQVIRASKATAVRYERDRPGELVHVDVEKLGRIPDGGGWKAYGRVARVADRHKAVPIGFDYVHSMVDDHSRLAYSEVLPDEKGATCAAFVTRAATYFADHGITRIERIMTDNAWAYRWSLRAVAADLGAKQVFIRPHCPWQNGKVERLNRTLATEWAYRQVFTSNDQRAAALAPWLEHYNTRRRHSALGGLPPISRLSPT, from the coding sequence GTGTCCCACGCTAACGCTCGGCTGAACGTGCACGGTCGGCGCCTGTTGATCGCCCGAGTCGCGCAGGGACGCCCCGTGGCGCACGTGTGCGCCGAGCTGGGTGTCTCGCGTCAGACCGGCTACCGGTGGGTGCGTCGGTGGCGCGCCGAGGGGGACGCCGGACTGCGTGATCGCTCCAGCCGTCCCCGGCACAGCCCGACTCGCACCCGCCCGGAGGTCGAGTCGGCGATCTGCGCGTTACGCCTCAGTGAGCGCCGCGGGCCCGACCACCTCGGGCCGACGCTCGGGGTCGCGGCGCGGACGGTCTCGCGGGTCCTGCGCCGGCACGGTCTGCCACCGCTGCGCGACCTGGACCCGCTGACCGGGCAGGTGATCCGCGCGAGCAAGGCCACCGCCGTCCGCTACGAACGCGACCGCCCGGGCGAGCTGGTCCACGTCGACGTCGAGAAGCTCGGACGCATCCCCGACGGCGGCGGCTGGAAGGCATACGGACGGGTCGCCCGCGTCGCCGACCGGCACAAGGCCGTCCCGATCGGTTTCGACTACGTGCACTCGATGGTCGACGACCACTCCCGCCTGGCCTACTCCGAGGTCCTGCCCGACGAGAAAGGGGCCACCTGCGCCGCCTTCGTGACCCGCGCCGCAACCTACTTCGCCGACCACGGCATCACCCGGATCGAGCGGATCATGACCGACAACGCCTGGGCCTACCGGTGGTCCCTGCGCGCGGTCGCCGCCGACCTCGGAGCCAAGCAGGTCTTCATCCGCCCTCACTGCCCCTGGCAGAACGGCAAGGTCGAGCGCTTGAACCGCACCCTGGCCACCGAGTGGGCCTACCGCCAGGTCTTCACCAGCAACGACCAACGCGCCGCAGCCCTTGCCCCCTGGCTCGAGCACTACAACACTCGCAGGCGCCACAGCGCCCTCGGAGGACTACCGCCCATCAGCCGCCTGTCACCAACCTGA
- a CDS encoding NAD(P)/FAD-dependent oxidoreductase, which translates to MASDQAHGMSEVDVVVIGGGPAGLSAALVLSRAGRRVTVLDSGTPRNAPATHMHGFLSREGLPPAELLAMGRAEVTGYGGAIVDGTVSRLATDGRGFEVLLADGRQISARRLLVTTGLRDDLPDVAGLRARWARDVLHCPYCHGHEVRGKQLGVLGGTPGAVRYAQIVRQWSPDVVYFTSRGRLTDLERAQLTARAVGIVEGDVQHVVVHDDQLRGIALDGDRVIPRDALFVPPRFVPNSDLLVGLGCRVDEQGWPVKDDDGHTTVSGVWVAGNIANPRAQVITAAGEGSAAALAINAHLVEEDVQDAVEACHRGPVA; encoded by the coding sequence ATGGCATCGGATCAGGCTCATGGCATGAGCGAAGTCGACGTCGTCGTGATCGGGGGCGGTCCTGCGGGGCTGTCCGCAGCCTTGGTCCTGTCCCGAGCGGGACGGCGGGTCACGGTGCTGGACTCCGGAACCCCGCGCAACGCACCCGCGACCCACATGCACGGGTTCTTGTCCCGAGAAGGCCTTCCACCCGCAGAGCTGCTGGCGATGGGCCGTGCCGAGGTGACCGGCTACGGCGGGGCGATCGTGGACGGCACCGTCAGCCGGCTCGCCACGGACGGCCGCGGATTCGAGGTTCTGCTCGCCGACGGCCGCCAGATCTCGGCACGGCGCCTGCTGGTCACGACCGGTCTACGCGACGACCTGCCTGACGTCGCCGGGCTGCGCGCCCGATGGGCGCGCGACGTCCTGCACTGCCCGTACTGCCACGGCCACGAGGTCCGAGGCAAGCAGCTCGGCGTCCTGGGAGGAACCCCCGGGGCGGTCCGCTACGCCCAGATCGTGCGCCAGTGGAGCCCTGACGTCGTGTACTTCACGTCCCGCGGGCGGCTCACCGACCTGGAGCGGGCGCAGCTGACCGCCCGCGCCGTCGGGATCGTCGAAGGCGACGTGCAACACGTCGTTGTCCACGACGACCAGTTGCGAGGGATCGCGCTGGACGGCGACCGCGTCATCCCCCGGGATGCTCTGTTCGTGCCCCCGCGGTTCGTACCGAACAGCGACCTGCTCGTGGGCCTCGGCTGCCGCGTCGACGAGCAGGGCTGGCCGGTCAAGGACGACGACGGACACACGACCGTCTCCGGCGTGTGGGTCGCCGGCAACATCGCCAACCCGCGCGCCCAGGTCATCACCGCTGCGGGCGAGGGGTCCGCCGCGGCCCTGGCCATCAACGCCCACCTCGTCGAGGAAGACGTGCAAGACGCGGTTGAAGCCTGTCACCGCGGCCCTGTCGCCTGA
- a CDS encoding TetR/AcrR family transcriptional regulator: MAVHQEETPRKPRADAERNRLHILDVAEGFFAEHGVSGAMQDIATRAGLGPGTLYRHFPTRESLLAALLQARWEELDARRAAIEAEQSDPLAALELWLTALGDYVTVFDGLPGPLREALRETTSPLAITCEWLVEFTGQFLSAAQAAGCARPWARDRDLVLTVLASAWVSDAQLADTRSGDSLRALVREGWHMPPATGSSSRSS; encoded by the coding sequence ATGGCGGTCCACCAAGAGGAGACGCCGCGGAAGCCACGTGCCGACGCGGAGCGCAACCGACTGCACATCCTTGACGTCGCGGAGGGCTTCTTCGCCGAGCACGGCGTGAGCGGTGCTATGCAGGACATCGCCACGCGAGCCGGCCTCGGGCCGGGCACCCTGTATCGCCACTTCCCGACACGAGAGTCTCTCCTCGCAGCACTCTTGCAGGCGCGCTGGGAGGAGCTGGACGCCCGCCGGGCCGCGATCGAGGCCGAGCAGAGCGACCCTCTCGCAGCACTGGAGCTGTGGTTGACCGCACTCGGTGACTACGTGACGGTCTTCGACGGACTGCCCGGCCCGCTCCGCGAGGCTCTCAGGGAGACCACCTCACCGCTGGCCATCACCTGCGAATGGCTCGTCGAGTTCACCGGGCAGTTCCTCTCCGCTGCGCAGGCGGCCGGGTGCGCCCGTCCGTGGGCGCGCGACCGGGACCTCGTCCTCACCGTGCTGGCCTCCGCATGGGTCAGTGATGCGCAACTGGCGGACACACGGTCCGGAGACTCCTTGCGCGCCCTCGTGCGAGAGGGATGGCACATGCCGCCCGCAACTGGGAGCTCCTCCCGGAGTTCGTGA